In Chryseobacterium lactis, a single genomic region encodes these proteins:
- a CDS encoding helix-turn-helix domain-containing protein: MSTSLDTLRFSEMIKSKRGSKGLRTLSSEIGVSASTLSRVEQGNLPDIDTYLKLCDWLGVSSDYFTNNAVQDVQSEVIAHLRADKSLPSSTSEALIQMINLAYASATREDQI; the protein is encoded by the coding sequence ATGAGCACTTCATTAGACACTCTAAGATTTTCAGAAATGATTAAATCAAAAAGAGGGAGTAAAGGATTACGAACACTTTCTTCAGAAATAGGTGTGAGTGCTTCTACACTATCTAGAGTAGAACAAGGAAATTTACCCGATATAGATACATATCTAAAATTATGCGATTGGTTAGGCGTTTCAAGTGATTATTTTACAAATAATGCTGTACAAGATGTTCAAAGCGAAGTTATAGCTCATTTACGAGCTGATAAATCACTTCCCTCAAGCACATCTGAAGCTTTGATACAAATGATAAATTTAGCCTATGCCTCCGCAACAAGAGAAGATCAAATATAA